The DNA sequence AATTCTTTTAAATCTTCGGATGAGAATTCATCGTGCGTTAAATTTGTTGCTAGTATTTCTGGTTCTTCTTTTCCGATATCCACTAATGCAATTCGGATTTCTAATCGTCCCATTTTTCGGGCTTTTTCTTTTAAATTTTCATCATCAAAATGACTTAATCTATTATTTGTTAGATTTATTTTTATTATTTCATCATTAGTCTTCATTTGTTTGATTGGATGCCTAAATACGTTTTTTGGTAATCGTATTAGAAATTTTGAGTCTAAATCTATTGTTTTCATCATTGATTCAATTGAAGGGTATCCTCGATCATAGACTGTAATTAATTTTGTAATGTCCAATCTTTGTTTAAGATTCTCTAAATGTTCAATTGCTAAATTTATTTCATTTACTGTTGTTTCAACAATTTTTGTTGTTAGAATATGTTTAGAATGAACATCCATAAAACATGAGACTCTTGCTCGTATTCTCTTTTCTTTTAACAAGTATTCATCGCCTAAAGGGAATTCTTGGCGCGTTAAAGTAACATTTGGCAAATCAACTATACTTCCATCACAAGCACAAACAATATATCCTTTAAATTTCGAAAAACCCGAAAATTTATCGTATAATTTATTAATATAAAGTTCATACATATCAATAAAAACATTTGGGTCAATATACATCCTTTGTTTTCCTATTGCTTGACTAGAAATCGTTTTAAAATCATTGCTTAGCATTATTGTAAAAAATCTAATCGCCTCGATATAAGCCGTACAACTTCTTTGAAAAAGAATATAGGCAGTATATTCTTTTTGCGTCATTTTTCTATCTCTAATAAATCTATTGTCCTCTGTAACATATTTTTTTGATATAAAACAATCAAATAATCTAAAAAATCTTTGACAAACCTATCAAAAGAATACATCAGGATCAACCCCATTTAGATTAATTCGTGATTAAAAAACTTAAATCACTAATATACATATTTGTAATTAATAATATTTAAAATAAACTATGTATAATAATTGAATTAAGCTATAAGTAAATTAAAATTAATTAATAAAGTATTAAAATAAATAGAGCTAAAATTAAGGAAAATAAATAAAAATCAGCGATTTAATAAAAAAAATTTTGGTCAAAAAATGAAAAAAAGCTTAAGTTTCTAGGAATGTTTTTTAATCGATAATTTTAAATATTATGACTTAACAAAAAATAGTTTTAAGTCATTAATTGAAAGTTATAAGCTAATATTTTTACCTAATATTTATTTATAGTGTTTTATTAATGATTTTAAGTTTTTATTTAAATTTATGAAATATTAGAAAACACTTGTGGTATAAATATTTAAAAATATTATGCAATGAAATAAATTAATAGGCTTAATTTAAAACAAAAAAATTTAATATAATACGAATAATGTCATTGAATTGATATTTTCGTGAGGAGGATAACTTTGCCAATTAGTCTTACTGATGATTATTTAACTGATTTTCAAGGAGAAATAAAGTTTTTGGTTAATTCTGAGATTCGTTTAAAAATTTTGGGTTATTTATTTAATTCTCCTGTATCTATTAAACAAATTGAAGAAAAAACTAATTTAAGTTATAGTACTATTTTGGATAATATTAATAAACTCGAACAAAAAGGTTTTATTTATAGTATGGATGATAAATTTTATTTATATAATACTGTAAAGCTAAAATTAAATTTTATACTTTATTTTAATAAATCTTCTAATTTTATAAAAGAGAATATTAATTTTTTAAATAATTCATTAATAAATAATGGCATAGATTCTCATCGTGATTTATCTGCCCTTGAAGAATCAAAATTAGTAGAATCAAATCATATAGATATTTTTAAAGCTACTGAAATTTTTCAACGTTCTTTAATGGGATTTAAATTTTTAAAAGGAATTTTTCCTTATTTTCATCCGAATCATCATGATATTATTAGTTATTGGATTGATAATGAGTGTACTGTTGAATTGATACTTCCAAATGATGTTTCTCAAGCTATAACAAATTTTATAAAAGATTATGTTCCTAAAAGTAAAAATATTAAAAATAAGTATGTTAGATTAAAACCAAATGATAATAATATTCAATTTGCATTTACTCTTTCTGATAAATGTTTAGTTTTAGCTTTTTACCATAAATCAGGAGTATTTAATCAAAATGCAGTAATTACTTCAACTAGTCAAGATGCCATTTCATGGGGTTTAAAACTATTTGAGGAATATGAAAAATTGTGTGGGGATTATGTTTGTTTAGAAAATATTATTTATCCAAAAAATGGGGGGAATAATTATTGAATCTGAATTTTTTAATGGTATTAATAATTTAAAAGATTTTAACATGATAAGATTTTTAATTGCTTCAGAATTAAGATTAAAATTATTATTAAGTATATATAAATCTTCTAAATCCATTAAAGAACTAGAATTAGAGTTTAATAAAAAATCAAGCAATATTTCAAGAGGTTTAAATGAGTTAAAAGAATATAATTTAATTACAAGATTGCCGGATAAAAAATTTTCAATAACTTCTTCTGGTTTTTTACTTGTTGAAAATTTAGATCATTTAATGATAAATTTTGAAAATATAGATAAAAAAAGTGAATTTTGGGAAAATCATACTATTAACTCTATTCCAAACAAATTTTTAAAGGAATTGTCACTTTTTAATGATTCTACTATAATTAAATCAAGCCCCATGGAATTTTCAAAACCGATAAATGTATATTTAAAAAATATTAGTCAATCAAAAGATATTTTCATGATTTTGCCTATTTATTCTAAAATATTTATGGATTGTATTTATGATACTATTATTAATCATAATGGCTATTTGGATTTAATTACCACTAAAGATATTTTCGATTTAATTATAAAGTCCGATTCAGAAAAATATTTCAAATCTTTGGTGAGGAATAAAAAGATTAATTATTATCTTGTTGAAGATATTGCAAATATATTTTTTACAGCTACAAATACTTTTTCTTCATTATTTCTCTTTTTTGATAATCTTGTATTTGATAATTCGGAAATGTTTTTTATTGATGATGAAAATCTAGTAAAACATGCTATTCGATTTTATGATTCTTATAAATCTTATCTATTTGAATGAACATTAATTATTTTTAAAATTTTTATCAAGATATAGATTTATTATCATGAACTTGTTTTTTTATATAATTTTTAATTTTTATTTTTTAATTTTAACCTGTTATTTTATTTTCTAATAATTAACTTTTAATTAAAAAAATTCCATATATCCGTAAAAATTAAATTTACTTATTAATTACTCTTTAATTTAAATAATACTGTTTAAATAAAGGTAAATTTTAAATATTAAAACAGGTAAAACCTCAATCATTAAAATATTTATTTAAACTAATTAAACTCTAAATTTGTTTATTTGTAATTAATCTAGAAAATAAGTGTTTTAATCTAATATGTTATTTTAAAACAATTTATAAGTTTTTATAAATATTTTTAAGTTTAAGAGGTGAAAAAATGGCAACTTTTAAAGGATTTGCAATGAAAAAAATTGGTGAAACTGGATGGGTTGAAAAAGAAGTTCCGAAGTGTGGGCCTATGGATGCAATTATTAAGCCAACTTGTGTATCTCCATGCACTTCAGATATTCATACTGTATGGGAAGGTGCAATTGGCGAAAGAACAGACATGATTTTAGGTCATGAAGCTGTTGGTGAAGTTGTAGAAGTAGGTAGCTTAGTTACTAAATTCAGCCCGGGTGATAAAGTTATCGTTCCTGCAATTACTCCTGATTGGGATGATGAAGCAGCTCAAAGAGGTTTCCCATCTCAAACAACAGAACCGCTCGGCGGTTGGAAATTCTCTAATTTCAAAGATGGAGTATTTGGTGAAAGGTTCCATGTAAATATGGCAGATGGTAACTTAGCTCATTTACCAGAAGGATTATCTGATGAAGGAGCATGTATGTTGGTAGATATGTGGTCTACCGGTATGATGGGATCTGAAAATGCAGATATTCCTTTAGGTGGAACTGTTTTGGTCATTGGTATTGGTGCTGTGGGGCTTTCTGCAATTGCAGGTGCTAAATTATTAGGTGCAAGTAAAATATTTGCTGCCGGTACCCGCCCAATATCTGTGAAAGTCGCTAAAGAATACGGTGCAACTGATATAATCAATTATAAAGAAGGCACCATCGATGAACAAGTAAGAGATTTAACTAATGGTGAAGGTGTTGATTCTGTAATTATTGCTGGAGGTAACTTAGAAAATACATGGAAAGAAGCTATTTCTTCTGCAAAAGCCGGTGGAACTGTTTCTAATGTTAACTATTTGAGTGGTGCGGATAATGTATTTATTCCTCGTGTAGAATGGGGATGTGGTATGTCCAATATTAACATTAAAAATGGATTATGTCCTGGTGGTGCTGTAAGGATGGAAAGACTTGCAGCATTAGCATTAGTAGGTAGACAAGATCCTGAATTATTAGTTACTCAT is a window from the Methanobrevibacter millerae genome containing:
- a CDS encoding helix-turn-helix transcriptional regulator, translated to MPISLTDDYLTDFQGEIKFLVNSEIRLKILGYLFNSPVSIKQIEEKTNLSYSTILDNINKLEQKGFIYSMDDKFYLYNTVKLKLNFILYFNKSSNFIKENINFLNNSLINNGIDSHRDLSALEESKLVESNHIDIFKATEIFQRSLMGFKFLKGIFPYFHPNHHDIISYWIDNECTVELILPNDVSQAITNFIKDYVPKSKNIKNKYVRLKPNDNNIQFAFTLSDKCLVLAFYHKSGVFNQNAVITSTSQDAISWGLKLFEEYEKLCGDYVCLENIIYPKNGGNNY
- a CDS encoding helix-turn-helix transcriptional regulator: MGGIIIESEFFNGINNLKDFNMIRFLIASELRLKLLLSIYKSSKSIKELELEFNKKSSNISRGLNELKEYNLITRLPDKKFSITSSGFLLVENLDHLMINFENIDKKSEFWENHTINSIPNKFLKELSLFNDSTIIKSSPMEFSKPINVYLKNISQSKDIFMILPIYSKIFMDCIYDTIINHNGYLDLITTKDIFDLIIKSDSEKYFKSLVRNKKINYYLVEDIANIFFTATNTFSSLFLFFDNLVFDNSEMFFIDDENLVKHAIRFYDSYKSYLFE
- a CDS encoding NAD(P)-dependent alcohol dehydrogenase — protein: MATFKGFAMKKIGETGWVEKEVPKCGPMDAIIKPTCVSPCTSDIHTVWEGAIGERTDMILGHEAVGEVVEVGSLVTKFSPGDKVIVPAITPDWDDEAAQRGFPSQTTEPLGGWKFSNFKDGVFGERFHVNMADGNLAHLPEGLSDEGACMLVDMWSTGMMGSENADIPLGGTVLVIGIGAVGLSAIAGAKLLGASKIFAAGTRPISVKVAKEYGATDIINYKEGTIDEQVRDLTNGEGVDSVIIAGGNLENTWKEAISSAKAGGTVSNVNYLSGADNVFIPRVEWGCGMSNINIKNGLCPGGAVRMERLAALALVGRQDPELLVTHKFRGLEKIEDALYLMKEKPKDLIKPVVLLDLD